The proteins below are encoded in one region of Peptoniphilus sp. GNH:
- a CDS encoding copper amine oxidase has protein sequence MKKFNTNRLRAFFMALLLVLTSTSTTNVLAKADDTDGSKKVIESSIIKISDLENQIKDLNDKKQEDQSKINELKEKLESCKDNGEKLKQEKAKLEEEIRDKDNKVAQLNKEIEDFKNSNNDELIVEITQLKDELKRMQDENAKLKEDYSSTKWELEAEKEKTDKNENKIKEMQEKLESLEGELAKKTKEIEDKDNKIKGLEKVLDEKDTKIKDLESKREETENSKSECCKKIEELQNAIDSLKESSENTKKELEDKIKGLEEKQKASEEEIKKLKGELDKKIEEAKKLIEEANKKSKEELEKQAKDEKEKNQNQDLSKKLDELLKLQKENREKKEDKKSQDKKWDELLKTDDKNILKQFDLNKMKKQEEQQDKKQAKDEKEFAVFQVDKNFYNIINKDGKTTVYMDVKTYVDQGRTMIPVRYIAYTLGFNVEYDNSTREAIFSNKENNILAKKTLRLNIDTGVMKDSDGKVYNSDVKPVIINGRIHASISNIAKAFGASHGDIKDGKNQTIEWDNARKAVYVFKNVK, from the coding sequence ATGAAGAAATTTAATACGAACAGACTAAGAGCCTTTTTTATGGCTCTTTTATTAGTTTTAACATCAACCTCAACTACTAATGTACTAGCTAAAGCTGATGATACAGATGGTAGTAAAAAAGTGATAGAGAGTTCTATTATTAAAATTAGTGATTTAGAAAATCAGATCAAAGACTTAAATGATAAGAAACAAGAAGACCAATCAAAGATAAATGAATTAAAGGAAAAGTTAGAATCTTGCAAAGATAATGGAGAGAAACTAAAACAAGAAAAAGCTAAGCTAGAAGAAGAAATTAGAGATAAAGATAATAAGGTTGCTCAATTGAATAAAGAAATTGAGGATTTTAAAAATTCTAACAATGATGAACTAATAGTAGAAATTACGCAGCTTAAAGATGAATTAAAAAGAATGCAAGATGAAAATGCAAAACTAAAAGAAGATTATTCATCTACAAAATGGGAGTTAGAAGCTGAGAAAGAAAAGACCGATAAAAACGAAAATAAAATCAAAGAAATGCAAGAAAAGCTTGAGTCTTTAGAAGGGGAACTTGCAAAGAAGACTAAAGAAATTGAAGATAAAGATAATAAAATTAAGGGTTTGGAAAAAGTTCTTGATGAAAAAGATACTAAGATAAAAGACTTAGAGTCTAAAAGGGAAGAGACAGAAAATTCTAAGTCAGAATGCTGTAAGAAAATTGAAGAACTTCAAAATGCTATTGATAGCTTAAAAGAATCTTCTGAAAATACAAAAAAAGAATTAGAAGATAAGATTAAAGGACTAGAAGAAAAACAAAAAGCTTCTGAAGAAGAAATTAAAAAGCTAAAAGGAGAATTAGATAAGAAAATTGAAGAAGCAAAGAAGTTAATCGAGGAAGCAAATAAAAAATCGAAAGAAGAACTTGAAAAGCAAGCTAAAGATGAAAAAGAAAAAAATCAAAACCAAGACCTATCTAAAAAATTAGATGAACTTCTAAAACTCCAAAAAGAAAACAGAGAGAAGAAAGAAGATAAGAAATCTCAAGATAAAAAATGGGACGAACTTTTGAAAACGGATGACAAGAACATCTTAAAACAATTTGATCTTAACAAGATGAAAAAGCAAGAGGAACAACAGGACAAAAAACAAGCTAAAGATGAAAAAGAATTTGCAGTTTTCCAAGTAGACAAAAACTTTTATAACATTATCAACAAAGATGGTAAGACAACAGTCTATATGGATGTAAAAACTTATGTGGATCAAGGAAGAACTATGATTCCAGTAAGATATATTGCTTATACTCTAGGTTTTAATGTTGAGTATGACAACTCTACTCGTGAAGCCATTTTCTCAAACAAAGAGAATAATATCTTAGCTAAAAAGACATTAAGACTAAATATTGATACTGGTGTTATGAAAGATTCAGATGGAAAGGTCTACAATTCAGATGTTAAGCCAGTGATTATAAATGGAAGAATTCATGCTTCAATTTCAAATATTGCTAAAGCTTTTGGAGCAAGTCATGGAGATATTAAAGATGGCAAAAACCAAACAATAGAATGGGACAATGCTAGAAAAGCAGTCTATGTATTTAAAAATGTAAAATAA
- a CDS encoding DUF4366 domain-containing protein: MNKSIKRGVAIALLLFTFTVPATTFAMTNEGQIESQNKSIYEPQKEEFEKMLKEDVFTPSKEEIPYQDVPRIPGNTSEANKPSNNPPKKTPLVKGGNTKAVNNLATGENKARGSVIENVDRNGKDITPSGDTEKDKENPVDVRQFLTFQTKSGKTMHLIVDHSSNQDNVRLLTEVGEQDLLNMIESEDKNTIKVEEPKKEEVKKEEPKTVPVKEEKKSGIGSFLIVVLVIGGVVGAGYYFKVVKAKEDKMLEDFEEDDEDYISESEDESDNEESHEEFLDEDDELL, encoded by the coding sequence ATGAATAAGAGTATTAAACGAGGAGTAGCCATAGCGTTACTCCTTTTTACATTTACAGTACCAGCAACTACATTTGCGATGACAAATGAAGGACAGATTGAAAGTCAAAACAAATCAATCTATGAACCACAAAAAGAAGAATTTGAAAAAATGTTGAAAGAAGATGTTTTTACACCATCAAAAGAAGAAATTCCTTATCAAGATGTTCCAAGAATACCAGGAAATACAAGTGAAGCAAATAAGCCTTCAAATAATCCTCCTAAGAAAACACCACTTGTAAAAGGTGGTAATACAAAGGCAGTAAATAATCTTGCGACTGGGGAAAATAAGGCAAGAGGTTCAGTAATTGAAAATGTCGATAGGAATGGAAAAGATATTACACCAAGTGGAGATACAGAAAAAGATAAAGAAAATCCAGTAGATGTAAGACAATTTTTAACATTTCAAACTAAAAGTGGAAAAACTATGCACCTAATAGTAGATCACTCATCAAATCAAGATAATGTAAGATTATTAACAGAAGTAGGAGAGCAAGACCTACTTAATATGATTGAATCAGAAGATAAAAATACTATAAAGGTTGAAGAGCCTAAGAAAGAAGAAGTAAAAAAAGAAGAACCTAAGACTGTTCCAGTAAAAGAAGAAAAGAAAAGTGGGATAGGTTCATTTCTAATTGTTGTACTTGTAATTGGAGGAGTTGTAGGAGCAGGATATTATTTTAAGGTAGTCAAAGCTAAAGAAGATAAAATGTTGGAAGACTTTGAAGAAGATGATGAGGATTATATTAGTGAGTCAGAAGATGAATCTGACAATGAAGAAAGTCATGAAGAATTTTTAGATGAAGATGATGAACTATTATAA
- a CDS encoding DUF6088 family protein — translation MNSYLDQIKNRINDFDSRKVFINNDFLDIAGNETVRRTLNQLVSENKITRVINGFYYNPRYSELIGEYEAVSIHELALAIARKYNWNIAPYNSTALNLLGLSTQVPTHYKYISSGRYKEYKIGDTVLEFKKVNPGEIANMSLKTATVIQAIKSLGKENINAQVIQKIRENLSEKERIDLMNESKSVPAWIYEVIREICEGKNE, via the coding sequence ATGAATTCTTATTTAGATCAAATAAAAAATAGAATTAATGATTTTGATAGCAGGAAAGTTTTTATAAACAATGATTTTTTAGATATAGCAGGAAATGAAACTGTTCGTAGAACTTTAAATCAACTAGTTAGTGAAAATAAAATAACAAGAGTAATTAATGGATTCTATTATAATCCAAGATACAGTGAATTAATTGGAGAGTACGAAGCAGTATCAATTCACGAGTTGGCACTTGCTATAGCAAGAAAATACAATTGGAATATTGCACCATATAATAGCACAGCCTTAAACTTATTAGGACTTTCAACACAAGTTCCAACTCACTATAAATATATATCTAGTGGAAGATATAAGGAATATAAAATTGGAGATACGGTTTTAGAATTTAAAAAAGTAAATCCAGGAGAAATTGCCAATATGTCCCTAAAGACCGCAACAGTTATTCAAGCAATTAAGTCTTTGGGCAAAGAAAATATCAATGCCCAAGTTATACAAAAAATAAGAGAAAACTTAAGTGAAAAAGAAAGAATAGACTTAATGAACGAATCAAAATCAGTGCCAGCATGGATATATGAAGTAATAAGGGAAATTTGTGAGGGCAAAAATGAGTAA
- a CDS encoding nucleotidyl transferase AbiEii/AbiGii toxin family protein: protein MSKFYIENKEDLRVLIVNTARKKNISEAVIEKDYWVTFILDYLFNENKWREYFTFKGGTSLSKCFGLIERFSEDIDLILDWRVLGYEEKEPWLERSNTKQDKFNKEVNEKTEIFLRDELLKVLEQDFKDMDFEFMIDTLDPQTILCKYPKIFESNYLTQNIRLEIGSLAAWTPAIEVGILPIISEAYPNVFKEKTCIRTVSAERTFWEKATILHHEANRPEASPMPHRYARHFYDLYKIANSDFKNKALEDKELLKKVTEFKMKFYPRKWAKYEEALNGKLKLVPREFRFSEIEKDYKAMSEMIYGEYPNFEEIIKVLQELEKEVNK, encoded by the coding sequence ATGAGTAAGTTTTATATAGAAAACAAAGAAGATTTAAGAGTTTTAATAGTCAATACTGCAAGAAAGAAAAATATATCTGAAGCCGTCATTGAAAAAGACTATTGGGTTACTTTTATCTTAGACTATCTATTTAATGAAAACAAATGGAGGGAATATTTTACCTTTAAAGGAGGAACATCACTTTCAAAATGCTTTGGACTTATAGAAAGATTTTCTGAAGATATAGATCTAATCTTAGATTGGCGAGTATTAGGTTACGAAGAAAAAGAACCTTGGTTAGAAAGGTCAAATACTAAACAGGATAAATTCAACAAAGAAGTCAATGAAAAGACTGAAATCTTTTTAAGAGATGAATTATTAAAAGTCTTAGAACAAGATTTCAAGGACATGGACTTTGAATTTATGATTGATACTCTTGATCCACAAACAATTCTATGTAAATATCCTAAAATCTTTGAATCTAATTATTTAACACAAAATATAAGACTTGAAATAGGAAGTCTTGCGGCATGGACACCTGCAATTGAAGTGGGAATATTGCCGATAATTAGCGAAGCCTATCCAAATGTATTTAAAGAAAAAACTTGCATAAGAACAGTATCGGCAGAGAGAACCTTTTGGGAAAAAGCAACTATTTTACACCACGAAGCAAATAGACCAGAAGCTTCTCCTATGCCCCACAGATATGCAAGACACTTTTATGACCTATATAAAATAGCAAATTCGGATTTTAAAAACAAAGCTTTAGAGGATAAGGAGTTATTAAAGAAAGTAACTGAATTTAAAATGAAATTTTATCCTAGGAAGTGGGCAAAGTATGAAGAAGCATTAAATGGTAAATTGAAGTTAGTTCCAAGAGAGTTTCGATTTTCTGAAATAGAAAAAGATTATAAGGCTATGTCAGAAATGATATATGGAGAATATCCAAACTTTGAAGAGATTATAAAAGTTCTTCAAGAACTAGAGAAAGAAGTTAATAAGTAA
- a CDS encoding DNA topoisomerase 3: MKLVIAEKPSVAVTIAKVIGARTRKNGYYEGNGYIVSWCVGHLIQMASPERHDEKWKKWTIENLPIIPEEYIYEVSKSTKKQYGVLKKLLNDKNIDTVINACDAGREGELIFRLVYNQAKCKKKIQRLWISSMENKAIEDGFRNLKDGEKFEDLYGSASARAIADWLVGMNLSRLYSCIYKETYSVGRVQTPTLYLIAKRDSEINLFKKQKYYTVDLSYKGLKLVSDRIDKIEVAEQLLNLIEDEIVITEVEDKEISTKPDKPYDLTTLQREANKYFGYSANDTLNMAQGLYEKKLITYPRTDSRYLTDDMVTTMKELLEGLEEGFKINESNFKSIFNSSKVTDHYAIIPTISGIGKVKDLSDKESKVYNLIKDKLLASCSDNLKESSRKIRYEYDKFNFNASGKTIIDEGYTKYLKAYGKEKQENELPDVKTGDKIKLTSKNISEKFTKAPSHYNEDTLLKAMENAGIESLDKDIEVERKGLGTPATRAGIIENLIHKDLIRRDKKNLLVTEKGNRLVSIVEDKFKSAKTTSEWEMKLAKISSGEVDKEDFLREIEDSIRELVDRYKNNLNE; encoded by the coding sequence ATGAAATTAGTAATAGCAGAAAAGCCAAGCGTAGCAGTTACAATTGCAAAAGTAATTGGAGCAAGAACAAGAAAAAACGGATATTATGAGGGGAATGGATACATTGTTTCTTGGTGTGTCGGTCATTTAATTCAAATGGCAAGTCCAGAAAGACACGACGAAAAATGGAAGAAATGGACAATAGAAAATCTTCCTATAATTCCAGAAGAATATATTTATGAAGTATCTAAAAGCACTAAAAAACAATATGGAGTTTTAAAGAAACTTTTAAACGATAAGAATATCGACACAGTTATAAATGCTTGTGATGCTGGAAGAGAGGGAGAACTTATTTTTAGGCTTGTATATAATCAAGCTAAATGTAAGAAGAAAATTCAAAGACTTTGGATATCTTCAATGGAAAACAAAGCTATTGAAGATGGTTTTAGAAATCTTAAAGACGGAGAAAAATTTGAAGACTTATATGGATCGGCAAGTGCAAGAGCTATTGCAGATTGGCTGGTAGGAATGAATTTAAGTAGGCTTTATTCTTGCATTTACAAGGAAACATATTCAGTTGGTAGAGTACAAACACCAACTCTATATTTAATAGCTAAAAGGGATAGTGAAATAAATCTATTTAAGAAGCAAAAATATTATACAGTTGACCTATCTTATAAAGGATTGAAACTTGTATCAGATAGGATTGATAAAATCGAAGTGGCAGAGCAACTTTTAAACTTGATAGAAGATGAAATAGTTATTACAGAGGTAGAGGATAAAGAAATAAGCACAAAACCAGATAAGCCTTATGATCTCACTACCTTACAGAGAGAAGCAAATAAATATTTTGGATATTCAGCAAATGACACTTTAAATATGGCACAAGGTCTGTATGAAAAAAAGCTAATCACATACCCAAGAACAGATAGCAGGTATTTAACCGATGATATGGTTACTACTATGAAAGAATTATTAGAAGGACTTGAAGAAGGTTTTAAAATCAACGAATCAAACTTTAAGTCTATTTTTAATTCATCTAAGGTTACAGACCACTATGCGATTATTCCTACTATATCAGGTATTGGAAAAGTTAAAGATTTATCTGATAAAGAAAGCAAAGTCTATAATCTAATTAAGGATAAACTACTTGCTTCATGTTCGGATAACTTAAAGGAATCTAGTAGAAAAATCAGATATGAATATGATAAATTTAACTTCAATGCAAGTGGAAAGACTATAATCGATGAAGGTTATACCAAGTATCTAAAGGCTTATGGAAAAGAAAAGCAAGAAAATGAATTACCAGATGTAAAGACTGGAGATAAAATTAAGCTAACTTCTAAAAATATATCGGAGAAATTTACAAAAGCTCCAAGTCATTATAATGAAGATACACTTTTAAAGGCTATGGAGAATGCAGGGATTGAATCACTGGATAAAGATATAGAAGTGGAGAGAAAAGGCTTAGGAACACCAGCTACAAGAGCAGGAATTATTGAAAATCTTATCCATAAGGACCTTATAAGAAGAGATAAGAAAAATCTACTTGTAACAGAAAAAGGCAATAGACTTGTATCAATTGTAGAGGATAAGTTTAAGTCAGCTAAAACAACATCTGAATGGGAAATGAAACTTGCAAAGATTAGCTCTGGTGAAGTAGATAAAGAAGACTTTTTAAGAGAAATAGAAGATAGTATAAGGGAGCTTGTAGATAGGTACAAGAATAATCTAAATGAATAA
- the dcm gene encoding DNA (cytosine-5-)-methyltransferase yields the protein MNKVKILELFGGIGAIRKAFINLKISYEVVDYVEIDKACVKSYNALYGEAYKPKSVVGYKAPNEKIDLIMHGSPCQDFSRIGKKQGGVKNSGTRSSLLFETIRIIKEMKDKPKWIIWENVKGVLDRNMRDSLFIYLKELEDLGYESKYEILNAMDFGIPQKRERIFVVSCLGANNFSFNKLERKETRPLSEFLEKDVSELYTMTQPYMLKFLNKSIDNSFRGRLKVIKDFSYTISTKQMRVPNSGIIDIGNGRYRYLTERECLRLMGFDDSDIDKLEEVHSRRKNCTSSKLYKQAGNSIVVDVLMSIIKEIHRMEVGNASK from the coding sequence ATGAATAAGGTAAAAATATTGGAGCTTTTCGGTGGCATAGGTGCTATTAGAAAGGCTTTTATTAATTTAAAGATATCTTATGAAGTAGTTGATTATGTAGAAATAGATAAGGCTTGTGTTAAATCATACAACGCACTTTATGGAGAGGCTTATAAGCCAAAATCAGTAGTAGGATATAAAGCTCCTAATGAGAAGATAGACTTAATTATGCATGGAAGTCCTTGCCAAGACTTTTCAAGAATAGGGAAAAAGCAAGGAGGAGTAAAGAATTCAGGAACTAGATCAAGCTTACTATTTGAAACAATTAGAATAATCAAAGAAATGAAAGATAAACCTAAATGGATAATTTGGGAAAATGTAAAAGGAGTCCTTGATAGAAATATGAGGGACTCCTTGTTTATTTATCTAAAGGAGTTAGAAGACCTTGGATATGAAAGTAAGTATGAAATTTTAAATGCAATGGACTTTGGGATACCTCAAAAAAGGGAGAGGATATTTGTTGTTTCATGTCTAGGAGCAAATAACTTTTCTTTTAATAAATTGGAGAGGAAAGAAACTAGACCACTAAGTGAATTTTTAGAAAAGGATGTAAGTGAACTTTATACAATGACCCAACCCTATATGCTGAAATTTTTAAATAAAAGCATAGATAACAGTTTTAGAGGGCGACTCAAAGTGATTAAAGATTTTTCTTATACTATTTCTACAAAACAAATGAGAGTACCTAATTCTGGAATAATAGATATTGGAAATGGTAGGTATAGGTATTTAACAGAAAGAGAATGCCTAAGACTCATGGGTTTTGATGATAGTGATATAGACAAATTAGAGGAAGTGCATTCAAGAAGAAAAAATTGCACTTCAAGCAAACTATATAAGCAGGCCGGCAATTCTATTGTGGTTGATGTTTTAATGTCTATTATAAAAGAAATTCATAGAATGGAGGTAGGAAATGCAAGTAAATGA
- a CDS encoding helix-turn-helix transcriptional regulator encodes MAISYKPLWHLLVEREMNKEDLKRAANITSNIVSRMSKNSYVNLESLEKICLALDCRIEDVIEIHRNEVE; translated from the coding sequence ATGGCAATTTCTTATAAACCATTATGGCACTTATTGGTAGAAAGAGAAATGAACAAAGAAGACTTAAAAAGAGCTGCAAATATAACAAGCAACATAGTTTCAAGAATGAGCAAAAACTCTTATGTGAACTTAGAGTCATTAGAAAAGATTTGCTTGGCATTGGATTGCAGAATTGAAGATGTTATAGAAATTCATAGAAATGAGGTGGAATAA
- a CDS encoding site-specific DNA-methyltransferase gives MSNLSQIRRAEMLEYLNHLKEIHTDDESRIALGKIETALTEKKYGLVWEEHEEEVDKQLVHNIPVFKEIEDKKIVRDNTTDFNFLLEGDNLHSLKLLDKTHKGNIDVIYIDPPYNTKNKEFVYDDNRVGLDDGFRHSKWLSFMGKRLDYAKNLLSDDGVIFINIDENEVHQLKILGDEIFGEDNFLGEFIWKARSGKGGTTALISIEHESILCYAKNKPEANFYMEIRVSDTEKTEQLRQWGQAIYREDRPTMFFPIFFNNLDNKWCLPTKEELQNLYDNENKEFNDLYLNSLIEKYKKENWESFLPIIDSRYGRWRRGYDGIQELIDEELIISDGEKVKRIIPGGNITKTAVSSILPETLGTSANGTKEIKELFDNKKVFDTTKPLSLVKYLINLGTFNKKNANIIDYFAGSGTTGQAVMQLNKEDGGNRKYILCTNNENNICEKITYQRMKNIQEELPHNLKYYKTEFIPKLSEDEEILSSKLLDYIKEIVELENMCEIDGNTRRIILSDEDLKIALTEMKKSGVLYIPSFILLTNEIKDSIEERKLEVVTIPDYYFTEELREVNEL, from the coding sequence TTGAGCAATCTATCACAAATCAGAAGAGCTGAAATGCTTGAATACTTAAACCATCTAAAAGAAATTCACACAGATGATGAAAGTAGGATTGCACTTGGAAAGATTGAAACAGCCTTAACTGAGAAAAAATATGGATTAGTTTGGGAAGAACACGAAGAAGAAGTAGACAAACAACTTGTTCATAACATACCAGTTTTTAAAGAGATAGAAGATAAAAAGATAGTTAGAGATAATACCACCGATTTCAATTTTCTCTTAGAGGGGGATAATCTACATTCTCTAAAATTACTAGATAAGACTCACAAGGGTAATATTGATGTTATCTATATTGATCCACCTTACAATACAAAGAATAAGGAATTTGTATATGATGATAATAGGGTAGGTCTTGATGATGGGTTTAGACATTCTAAATGGCTATCTTTTATGGGGAAAAGGCTAGATTATGCTAAGAATTTATTATCTGATGATGGGGTAATATTTATTAATATTGATGAAAATGAAGTCCATCAATTAAAAATTCTTGGTGACGAAATTTTTGGTGAAGATAATTTCTTGGGAGAATTTATCTGGAAAGCACGTTCTGGAAAAGGTGGAACTACAGCCTTAATTTCTATTGAGCATGAGTCTATTCTTTGTTATGCAAAAAATAAACCCGAAGCAAATTTTTATATGGAAATTAGGGTTAGTGATACTGAGAAGACAGAACAATTAAGGCAGTGGGGACAAGCTATATATAGGGAAGATAGACCAACAATGTTTTTCCCAATATTTTTTAATAATCTAGACAACAAATGGTGTTTACCAACTAAAGAGGAGTTGCAAAACTTATACGATAATGAAAATAAAGAGTTTAATGACTTATATTTAAATTCTTTAATTGAAAAATATAAAAAAGAAAATTGGGAATCATTTTTGCCGATTATCGATTCTAGGTATGGAAGATGGCGTAGAGGATATGACGGGATACAAGAGCTTATAGATGAAGAACTTATAATAAGTGACGGAGAAAAAGTAAAGCGAATAATACCTGGAGGAAATATTACAAAAACGGCTGTAAGTTCAATTTTGCCTGAAACATTAGGCACTTCAGCAAATGGAACTAAAGAAATAAAAGAGTTGTTTGACAACAAAAAAGTATTTGATACTACAAAGCCTTTATCTTTAGTAAAATATTTAATTAATCTTGGTACATTCAATAAGAAAAATGCTAATATAATAGACTATTTTGCTGGGAGTGGAACAACTGGGCAAGCAGTTATGCAGCTTAATAAAGAAGATGGTGGAAATAGGAAATATATTCTTTGTACTAACAATGAAAACAATATTTGCGAAAAAATCACTTATCAAAGAATGAAGAATATCCAAGAAGAACTTCCTCACAATCTTAAATACTATAAAACAGAATTTATACCAAAACTTTCAGAAGATGAAGAAATTTTATCTTCTAAACTTCTTGATTATATCAAAGAAATAGTCGAGCTTGAAAATATGTGTGAGATTGATGGAAACACCAGGAGAATAATTTTATCTGATGAAGATTTAAAGATAGCACTTACTGAAATGAAAAAAAGTGGTGTTTTGTATATCCCATCATTCATATTGCTTACTAATGAAATCAAGGATAGTATCGAGGAAAGAAAGCTTGAAGTTGTTACTATCCCAGATTATTATTTCACAGAAGAATTAAGAGAGGTGAACGAATTATGA